The following is a genomic window from Carcharodon carcharias isolate sCarCar2 chromosome 30, sCarCar2.pri, whole genome shotgun sequence.
AATCATGAACAGGTTTGTAAGATTAAATAAGGGAAAACAATTAGCATTGATCAGTAATGAGCAGAGTGAGATtttaggtaattggcaaaagaacgagAGGGGAGATgaagttttttttacacagcaggtTGTTGTGAACGGCTTGAAAAGGAGTGGAtcaaattcaatagtaactttccaaaaaaaaattgcataaatacttgaagggatcAAATGGCAGGCCCGTGGacagagaacagggaaatgggattcattggatagctctttccaagAGGCAGCTCTtggaatgggccgaatggcctctctGTGTGCTATATGATTAATCCTCAATGGGAATGTCAGATGTGTGTATGCTGCAGTACCAGCCTTTGGCCAGATGAGAGTGATGTTGTTCCAATAATGATGATGGACAATTTACAGCAATTTAACAGGAAATGTTCAGCTAAAGGGAGGAAAGATTTGCAGCACCTTTTGCAATCACATGATGTCCCAagtcactttacaaccaatgtagtcactgtcataatgtatgaaacacagcagccaattagcacacagcaagatcccataaacagcaaaggGAAATAATGGATATTTGTTTtagcaatgttgattgagggataaatatttgccaggacacaGGGGTAAGTCTGCTGCTCTTTAAAGTAGCAccatggaatctttcacatccaACAGGCAGGGCCTCAActgaatgtctcatctgaaagtcagCACCACCATCAGTATTGCATTAGCGTCAAATGATCTAAACCATCTtatctttttaaattcatttacaatGTGTGGGTGTTCCTgtctaggcaagcatttattgcccatccctaattgccattgaaggtggtggtgagctgccttcttgaaccactgcaatccctgtggtgtaggtacacccaccgtgctgttagggagagttccaggattttgacccagtgaaggaacagtgatatatttccaagtcaggatggtgactggcttggaggggaacttccaggtggtggtgtttccagctatctgctgtccttgtccttctagatggtagtggtcgtgggtttggaaggtgctgtctaaggagccttggtgaattcctgcagtgtatcttgtagatggtacacactgctgccactgtgtgtcggtggtggagagagtgaatgtttgtggatgtggtgccaatcaaatgggctgctttgtactggatggtgtcaaacatcttgagtgttgtgggagctgcactcatccaggtaagcaaGGAGTGTTCCGTCACATGCCTGACTTGTACcttacagatggtggacagggtttggggagtcaggaggtgagttactcgctgcacgattcccagcctcttgtctgctcttgttgccacagtatttatatggctagtccagttcagtttctggtcaatgataacctcccaggatgtttatagtgggggattcagtgatgctaaggctattgaatgtcaagggtcgatGGTTAAGATTCtgtcttggtggagatggtgattgcctggcacttgtgtggcgtgaatgttacttgccacttgtcagcccaagatgATTTCTGCAACTGTCTCCAgtctgcaccccccctcccccccccccatccccatccccatggGCACTGAGGCAAATTGTCCAGTGCAGATTGGGGTTGAACCAAGAAGGACGGAGCCCAGCATCCTCACAATATATAATACTCCAAAGACCAGATAGGATATTTCTTCCAGATTCAGCAGTGACCGAAGCCTCTGTTTTGAAACAGTGTGAAaaggagtattaaaatggcagatCTGTCATATACAGTATTCTCCAGGCCATCTAAATACTGTCAGGTGTGATATACTAATGCAGATAAACCACAAATACCTTGTGAACTGACTGAATTAACGCAATTAATCAAAAATTCCCTTCTCAGAATAAAAAAGAGGATTTGCATTAAAGGTCATTTGAGAATCTCATTCCATGGAAAATAGACACTGGAGAGGATGTGGTATTGGGATCAAAAAGAGTGGTTAGTGAAAATGGCAGAAACCCCTCAACAAGCAAATGGCCTTTTCTGTTCCTACACACTGCCAAGTTCACCACAGATTTCAAGGATAAAATTCCTTCATCTCTTCACCATGTTTAAATTCAAACTGAATATTTCTCCTGGGATTGCATGCTGGCATTTGGGAATATTTCTCCTTGGATTGTATGTTAGTGTTTGGGAATTTTCCCAAAACCTAGTACATAATTTCAGATATCAGCCACCACAGCTGTTTCTGGCTGACCATTACAATAATGGAAGATAAACACTGGTCCAGCTGGTTACAGGGGTTTGGAAAAGCACTGGGATTTTCTATCAGAATCTACAGATTCTGTTTTACAGTCTAAGAAACTTGTTGACTTCCTGTGATGTTACATACACATAGATGTAGAGTACCATGGGAAACTAGAGCAGGGTCCTTAATCCTAATTCAGTGCCCATGTTAAACTTAAAAATATATTAAACATTGGAAGTATAATATTAAACAACAAAACTAAAATTAATTTAGTTTCACTTATGTACAGGCCAAGAAGGTGGGAGGGACATTGCAGCCTCCCCATGGTGAGAAGGTAAATTACAGTATGACAAGTTTACATATGTTGTTTCAATTATAAATTTGGTCACAAGAACTTAACAATGGCAAAAAGAAAGTGAGACAAGAATATGGGAAGTGCTCTTTGCTAGATAGAAATTGTTGCAACTGTAATACTTATAACAAAAATATTGTGTATGCACTTCCTGTACTTAAAGGTATAACAAGAAAGGAACTCTCCAGGAACACACAATTCCAGTGCAAGAATGTCTGCATTCTCTTACTTGATCTGTATAAATTCACCCAGTGTTTATTTAACAGCAGCAATCTCTTGACCTTGATATAAACTTAACCAGTGTTTACTCAACAGCAATTTGACAATGTAGCCTTGAAGAGAAACATATTTACATTCTATTTTGCATTATATAAGGCTCCTGGCCTTGAACAACAGAACCTCTTACTTACCGTGATCCAGGAAGATTTGATAGTTTTATGTAATTTTTTTATATCTAGTGCAAGACAGTTACATCAAGATCAGCCACAGAAAAAATAACATATTTGCTTCAAATTTCCCAAGAAACCATCAAGAAGACATTAATTATCTTTTACTCTGAGCACATCTCATACAAATCTCTTTCCAAATTCTGCATCCTTATTTCGTTCTCACTCAGCCTGACAATAAAACATCAAATCTTTCAGCATCCAACAAGCTCGACCATAGAAGATCCGCTCGGCTAAACAACCACAGAGTCTGTCATGAGTCTCAAATTGAGACTGTGCCACAGGTCAGAGTAACATGAAGCCAGCCCATACAATGGGAAAGTCCTGATATCCCAAAGCTCAACATCTTGAAGGTTACTGACCTATTGATGCAACTAGAGTTAAACAGGGGTTCTTTAAAACACAATctcaaaaattaatttaaatattCTTTTAAATTACATAACACACTGAAggcaactgaagttcctcatgatGTCACCTGCATGACTGAAATTTGTACTGTAACTACATTTGTTAATCCACTGACGATCCACAGGTTCAGAAGATTGCCTGCTTAGTTAAAtacagggaggggggggagataaAAAGTGGGATAACAGGAAAAACAGTGAGATTGCGGAGTGGTTACTGCTGATTGCTGAGCACTAACTTTCATTTTGCTGCATTGTAGATTTAATTGCGAGCGGTGCTGGGTCTTCATTTTGGTTCTATTTCTGATTTAGAAGGACAGTGTATGCTACAATGGTCCCAGTTACAATGCAGGTCAGCTCCTTGCTTCTTTGTTTCTTCTTAAAAGAATAATCTCAGATGGGAAACCTCTAGGGCACACTGGCCTGAAtgtctttattcagcagggtCGGGTACCCCACTTCCAGCAGCTGACACAGGGCAGCTGGACCCTCAACAGTTCAATACAGGTAGGATTGTTGCTTGGCACTTGGGGCCAATTTTGGCTTGCCATGTCTAAGAGTTTCCATTTGACCCAGAGAGCAGCAGTGTAATGTAACTGGATCCTTCGAATAGTGATGCGGTACAAACCTGAGAACATTAAATAAAAAGGGAGATACTGTGTCTCGTAATCTACAAGTGACTACTGAATATCCTTCATCTTTAACccaacaaaaataaaatcaattttAAAAGGGTAAAGGTCATAGAATCACTGCTAATTAACAGCACTCTACAAagcatctttctctagttatcATTCCATTGCGGCGGCTAAGACAGTGCAAGACCATTAGATGAGCCTCTCCTCCGGGGGCAGCTTCAGGCCATGGCTGACTTGTGTGCGTGCCCCAATCTGCTCCTGCTGGCTAGGGTTATATGTCCCCTCATCTCTCCGCTTTCCCTTCAGCTTTATGAAGACCACGGCGAGGATGATGACGATGAGCAGCACACCACCGATCACACAGGGAGCCACAATGGCAGCAATCTGTTCAAATAAGAATCAACCTGCAGGTCAATAACTTGCATTATCCCTATCCAGGCTTCAGCAAGCCCATATTACTAACATTTCCAATATCCCTttccagctcctgaaggtgctcaatCCCCACTGGAGTTCAGGCAAAGTTAACCCTCCAAAAATCTACTCCCAATACCCATGCTTCGGATCCGAGTCCAGAGCAGTCAATTCAATCACGGGGTATTTTGTGGCTGTGCCACTGCGTAGCTGTCACTGAACACCAAAGGAGAAGAAATGTGGCTCATTCCACCCCACCCTATTCCTGGAAACAAGATTCCCAAAGCTACGTTGCCAATGGAATCAGGCTTGACCCTGGCCTATGGAAGTAGCCTGGTAAATAGCCTTGAGTTCGGCACAGGCTCAAGACAGAGCTCACTATTCCGTATTGAATATTTCAGCGTAAAACTACTTAGTGCAGCTTCTTACGGGTTCAATGGGAGCCAACTGCATTGCTCAGAAAGAGACAAGATATCTCGAAACAAAAAGTGCAACAGAAAGTCAGAGAAATGGGAGCTCTCAGGATGGAAGGTCCAAGGATGTTACATCCCACCACAACCCCATACTTTCCAATAAACCAAATGATTCTCACCATTTAATTAGCTATTaaacagaagctacaagcagggaAAGAAATTTCACCCCATGTTTTTTCTGGGGCGATGCAAATGTTCCCCCCTCCGACTACCCCTTTACTGTCAGAGAGCACAACCAAACAGGACTCTATAAACAAAGGGCAGCACAAAGCAACTCTGCCCATCCCAGTCTCATCCCATGCACCAAAGCTGAAGGCCAGAGACACCAACCTGTAACAAGCCCTGATACACAACTCAATCAGCATAGCACAGTTAAAAGAAAGGAAGGTGTCACTTACTGGTACGTCTGATCCAGGTGCCTCTGTGGAATTTGGGCTTGTGGTGTTATCTACAATGGTGAAAAATCAAAGGAATTTTATTTCCAAAGAGTATAAAATAAAATGAGCCAATGGTCAATGAGAACACTTCCTGGTCCAGTGAAAACCATCTGAAACTTGAAATGTCACTGATGTCAAATGAACAAGTTATTCCAGAAAGTAAAGACAATTAATATCCGTTTCCTATAGAGGGGACTCTACTTTAAAAAGAACATTTCATGCTAAGCATGATTCAGCCTCACAGGCCAGGGGACCCCTAGGTCTATGTCAAGATGCTGACACCAGAATTTAACAATTGGCCTAAGCTTTCAACTCCTCTTCCCCTGTCAGAAGAGGAAATTcgagctcccagtcctgattttGATTCAGCCTCACAGCTGGAATTGTGAATCTCAGAGATGGGCCACAAGATGAGATTCAGTTGCAAGGTTAATTATGTTGCTGGCATTAACATGCTTGAGTAAAGCACCAATAGACAACGTCTACCCGACCACAATAAAAAAAAGCACAAGGCATTCAAGATGGAAGAGGGGGAATCTTTGGAGAAGTTTTCTTAAGCATAGCTCTCTCTTGCAATCCACTTTACCTGTGACAcagtcacttttttaaaaaatttgagaTCAAGTCTTTGGATCTTCTGTCAAATTCTGGCATAGAAACAAAGACAATCCCAAAAACTCAAAAGTTGTCACGTAAAGACACTCTGTTCCTTCAGACTGCACTGAAGTTCCTATCTGCTCCCTCAGGCTGGTGCACAACATCTataaaatggaagggagggaaaaaCTACAAAGTAAGACTTGTAAAGCCAGTACTGATGACAAAACTAAAGTTGCCAACTGCCTCACTGGCTGTGAGCCTGGTGCAAAACACTGATTAGAGCTAAAAGCTGTTACTGTAGCAACAAGAGCACCTTGAAGATCATTCCAGAATCATGCAGCTCACAGTTACGTGAAcattcacaaattcactcacCACCATCACAGACAGAAATTAAAGATCCGTTGTAAGCATTGAACATATCAATCTGGTCTGCTTCATGCATTCAACCACGGAGGAAGGTTTGGACAaagttggggtgggggcaggagacgGGAAGAGAATAGCGAGGACAATTCCCCCGGGACAGTTATTTTTCTCCCCCCTGGGCATGGGTTCTGaaaatctctccacctctaatttcctgaattGCCCTGATTTCCCTTTCCAACCCTGCACAGGTGGTTGCATCTTATCCCATCCCCCAATACCCAGGTCTAGTTGACATTGTACTGAACAAATAGTCCTGAACCATGTTAATGAACAATCCTCTCcgtcattgcacaaaaccaaccTCACTCTCGGAGGTTGTTTTTTTCCCTGTCTTCATGTTTCACAAGGCACCATACAGAGAACAAGCATTAATTCACTCCCATTTCCTGTTCACAGATCCACTTGGTAATGATTAACCAATAATCATCATAAAGACAAACTCTCTCAGTTAGTTTCTAGCCCACTTTAAATATCAATTCATCTAAATTAACTTCTCCCAGTGGAATAAAtattatttgaaaaaaatattatttattcaggatgtttcttctggctggagAGAACTAGGAGGTGTTATCCAAGGTgtcagccacttaggactgagatgaggggagatccttcactcagtgggttgtgaatctttggaattctctaccctgagggttgtggatgctcagttgctgAAGATATTCAAGATATAGATTGACAGGTTTTTGGACGCTAAGGGAATTAAGGAAGATGGGGATAGTGcaaaaaagtggagttgaaatagaagatcagccaagatcttcttgaatggcagaacagggccAAGGGGTGTATGGTTTATCATTGTGCCTATTTcttgcatttttattttgcagAGTAATATACATTTAAACTTGGAGCTGGCTTGGGTGGATGCAGTCACCAGAATGCAATGCAATGAGGTAAGAAAGGAATTGCAGAGCTGGAGATGGAGATGAGCACATCAGGGTCATTACAGAACGAGTTACTCCTTACAAATGCAAACAGTAACACAAAGATCATGGAGACAGTTGAGAAAAGAAAGACAAACCTTTTGTATTAGTGTCAGACTGGGAAAGATGAGAAACAGGAACTGGAGTAGAATCTTACCACCTTCACTGGGAGAGGCTTTCGTATGGGTGTATACAGGACTTAATGGTAGAAATGAAATTAATATGGAACAAGGGTTAATGAAGATTACAGGGAGCACATATTTAAGAAATTTAcaaaaaaaattttaaagggGAGGTTAGATTGTTGCTTGAAAATGAAGAAtgttaaagagtgtggggagaatagactcgatgggttgaatagCCTGATTCTATAATGACACATTTCACAAATTCCAGGGTAAAACTGGAGAGTGAgcctgtcctgggacaggagcGGAGCTTCAATAATAACCCAAAATTTCAATGTCAGCCCCTAAGATtgtaagaaatgggagcagaaccaggccattcggcccaccaagcctgctccagcattcaacaagagcatggctgatctgactgtgtccttcactttcctgcctgttcccccatATCCCACGACTCTCTTGTAGAACAAAACcctgtctaactcggccttgaatctATTCAACGACCGAGCCTccgctgctgtctggggaagagaattccaaagactaatgaccctcagaaggAATTCTTGGTCTTAAACAGGtggccctttatttttaaactgtgccccctggttctaggttAACGCacgaggagaaacatcctctcagcatctactctgatGAGTCCCCTCAACATTGCTGCAATGATCAGAGTGAGCTGGAGATAACTGAAAACAACAATCTCTCTTCAAAAGGGATTTAACACTGGGGCATTGGTGGAACTCTGCACAACTCCAACGCCTGACATCGATTGCTACGCAGTGACTTCAGtaggatagtgtgtgtgagagagagtgttcatAAATTGCGATACATCCTAATTACTGATGTGGTGACAGTAATTATAAAGGTACTGAGGATTCCATCAATTGATAAGTTATTACAAAAGACCAAAATTTGTGCAGATGACCAGCTTAAAAAGGGAATGTCTGCTCCTGAAGCGTGTTTTATACACTCAGGACATGCTGGACCCTGAgctactgcagtctgtgtggtgaaggtgctcccacaatgctgcTAGAGAGCAAGTTCCAGGACTTTTAAAACAAGCTGCACTCGTTCTCTCAGAAATTAAATGTTATTTTGTTGATGTAAAGGTTGAACTTGGAAACTACTGATCTCTACAGCTCTGGTACATGTTCTCAGTGAGCGATCAGAAGCACTGACTGTTAGGACAATTCAGATAAAATCTGCACAATCACTGAGATATGCTCTCGTTACATGGATCCTATCATAAGATTGAGATTGCAGCCCAAGTCACACAGAAATGGTATGACCTCCTTTAAACAGATAAGAACCTGATTTAACAGCAAACTcagaaggggaaaacaacagacACAGAAGATGGGGAATACATGGTGAGGATTCCTCCACCCTGATCACTCCCCTGAGGTCTAGCTGGAGAGGGCAGTGTCAATCTCGACTATGACAGGAAGATAGACTATTTTCCACTAAGggaggttctgtcgaagggtcatgaggactcgaaacatcaactctttttcttctccgctgatgctgccagacctgctgagtttttccaggtaattctgtttttgttttgtgagaaATCAGCCTGTGTCACTGGCGGGGTAGAGATACAGCCAGGATTGACCAGAGAAATCCGTCTCAAGAGTTCCTGGTGGGTAGACACAGAGCCAGGTTTGATGTTCAGCAACCTGGAACTGTTTAGTCAAAGCAGCATGGGCTGCCCTCAGTTTGTACAGTTTCAGGAAATGTTGCTTGAAATTGTTAAACTATAAAACATTGCAGCAATCTCAGAAGCTCAGAGTGAAAACATTTGAGTTCAAAGTACCAGATGATACCCAGCTGGGCTGTTTATATAGGTCATGTGAAGCCAGATAAAGAGCTGCCACCTGCTTGTAAATTGTATGAATACATTAGAATACTTCCTGAACCCTTGCCTGTGGCTTTCTCCCTTCTTACCCTGAAAATGTTGATTCACAGCAGAAGTGCTGCATTCACTgtccatctccaataatttttctaTGTGAGCTTTAGGCCGAGTGTCAGCTGATTATCAAACACTGACATCTAGGTCACAGATTCCTACTTACCAGCAAAGGCCGGGAGAGGGATCAGGACAAAAAGCTTGGCTACTTGTTTTCCCTTTTGCTTCAGAGGCTGATTACAGAACCAGCGGGTAGCTGGGTGCCAGGCGGGTAACACGGCACTGACCAGGCAGCCGGGCGGGTAACACAGCACTGACCATGGAGAGAACAAGGGCCCTTCCTGCCTTGAGTGGCTGAGCACATCAGTGGAAGCCAGTTCTACCAGCTGAGTCAGAGGGAATGGGCGGGGCGGCACACAGAAAGCTGTCTGAGAATCTGATTTAAATTAGGGCTTGAAGAACATCTTTTCAGTCCCACCAACTCCTCAACTGAAGGTTGTgccaaatagagagagaggctttAATAGGAGAATGGGGCTACTAGAATGGTGAGCTTTGATTGGCCAAATAGTCTCTTCCCATC
Proteins encoded in this region:
- the LOC121271170 gene encoding protein crumbs homolog 3-like is translated as MERLQYLPAVSLLAGARSSTQVDNTTSPNSTEAPGSDVPIAAIVAPCVIGGVLLIVIILAVVFIKLKGKRRDEGTYNPSQQEQIGARTQVSHGLKLPPEERLI